The following proteins are co-located in the Paraburkholderia phytofirmans PsJN genome:
- a CDS encoding DUF4136 domain-containing protein: protein MKIDRWTRHAALLLGALTVLLSGCTTYVTTQVTAFSDWSGNDATRTYAFTRAADQQNNLELTTYERLVANELATHSFRQVDSAQARYLVGLAYGIRSDMVTVSEPVYYNPWPAPYWGYGRPFDPWGPWGAFPATYVNQSYPIFTHLLGVRITERASGKEVYNVTARNTGGESSLVRAMPYLARSALADFPLGNGVVHTVKIPVDKSGGPSNEMVATGTAPAAAPVPASGAKVVQ, encoded by the coding sequence ATGAAAATCGATCGATGGACCCGCCACGCCGCGCTGCTGCTGGGCGCACTGACGGTACTGCTTTCCGGCTGCACGACCTACGTCACCACTCAGGTCACAGCCTTTTCCGACTGGAGCGGCAACGACGCCACCCGAACTTATGCGTTCACGCGAGCGGCGGACCAGCAGAACAATCTTGAGCTCACCACTTACGAGCGCCTGGTCGCGAACGAACTCGCCACGCATTCGTTCCGTCAGGTCGACAGTGCGCAGGCGCGCTATCTGGTGGGACTGGCCTACGGAATCCGTTCGGACATGGTGACGGTCTCGGAGCCGGTGTATTACAACCCGTGGCCGGCGCCGTACTGGGGCTATGGCCGGCCATTCGATCCGTGGGGCCCGTGGGGCGCATTCCCGGCCACTTACGTGAACCAGAGCTATCCGATCTTCACCCACTTGCTGGGCGTGCGGATAACCGAGCGTGCGAGCGGCAAGGAGGTCTACAACGTGACGGCGCGCAATACGGGTGGCGAGTCGTCGCTGGTTCGGGCCATGCCGTATCTGGCGCGTAGCGCGCTGGCCGACTTCCCGCTCGGCAACGGCGTGGTTCATACGGTGAAGATTCCGGTCGACAAGAGTGGCGGACCATCGAACGAAATGGTGGCGACCGGCACGGCGCCTGCCGCCGCACCGGTGCCGGCGTCTGGTGCGAAAGTCGTTCAGTAA